From Brochothrix thermosphacta DSM 20171 = FSL F6-1036, a single genomic window includes:
- a CDS encoding KAP family P-loop NTPase fold protein, with product MTEDELQALYTKRKEIKKEFDGILEDLFDDDEAKELHRVQNPDETEEYLSSLPENRLSDLKKQLHTIDNRLGTHHQKEFLDKHRISIEEEYTTHISEDYLDRSSLADSVAKLIGSNNSKNNMSVGIIGEWGSGKSTFLELIKKKMIANKFEGVSVDFNASKYDDQEQIWHSLLQSVSEKQLLLQPYFGKIRFILKSIKNKKKIKSTIVSISMPFVFIILLNWTIHILADANFKYNSLSLVTGFSSLIAGVISYDLIKKLYLDTLSYFKRKGEDILRSHKYPNYEKMLGLRANVRQELTTFKDVMVNKNKDSSLVIFVDELDRCSKDTIINFFSSIEAFIDIKGITFVFSINPFVVYPALDKISSLDSTNSMLNSDEPYYEDSSGKLFIEKYITNFITLPVSNDYKEFININLKQALKSDVIDNISNLITSIAHYQTMTPREVKKILDIILINSNYFNDFTTTQFASLVIMKRYFKDCMKLFNEVPENSNALIKDIASTYIKYSDTKIPFDVFSQFIAMIGSSSTYTVKSYSDKIDRILYYV from the coding sequence TTGACAGAAGATGAGTTACAAGCACTGTATACAAAAAGAAAAGAGATAAAAAAAGAATTTGATGGAATTTTGGAAGATCTTTTCGATGACGATGAAGCTAAGGAATTACATAGGGTACAAAACCCTGATGAAACAGAAGAATATTTAAGTAGCCTTCCAGAAAACAGGTTGAGTGATTTAAAAAAACAATTACATACTATTGATAATCGGTTAGGCACGCATCATCAAAAAGAATTTCTAGACAAGCATCGAATCTCTATTGAGGAAGAATATACAACACATATATCTGAAGATTATTTAGACCGCAGTTCTTTGGCCGATTCAGTTGCTAAGTTAATTGGATCAAATAATTCGAAAAATAATATGAGTGTAGGCATTATAGGAGAGTGGGGGAGTGGTAAATCTACATTTTTAGAGTTAATTAAAAAGAAAATGATAGCTAATAAATTTGAAGGAGTTTCTGTTGATTTTAATGCCTCGAAGTACGATGATCAGGAACAAATATGGCATTCACTCCTTCAATCTGTTTCTGAAAAACAGTTATTATTGCAACCATACTTTGGTAAAATACGTTTTATTTTGAAGTCTATTAAAAACAAGAAAAAAATAAAGTCAACAATTGTATCTATTTCGATGCCTTTTGTTTTTATAATCCTATTAAATTGGACGATACATATACTAGCTGACGCTAACTTTAAATACAATAGTTTAAGTCTAGTAACAGGTTTTTCGAGTTTAATAGCGGGTGTTATTTCTTATGACCTTATCAAAAAACTATATTTAGATACGTTAAGTTATTTTAAAAGAAAAGGAGAAGATATACTGCGGAGTCATAAATACCCTAATTATGAGAAAATGTTAGGTTTAAGAGCTAACGTTCGTCAAGAACTTACTACTTTCAAGGACGTCATGGTTAATAAAAATAAAGATAGCAGCTTAGTTATATTCGTGGATGAACTTGATAGGTGTTCTAAAGATACAATAATAAACTTCTTCTCGTCAATAGAGGCTTTTATAGACATAAAAGGAATAACTTTTGTGTTCTCTATAAATCCATTTGTTGTATACCCAGCTTTAGATAAGATATCTTCTTTAGATAGTACAAATTCCATGTTAAATAGTGATGAACCTTATTATGAAGATAGTTCTGGCAAGCTCTTTATAGAGAAATATATAACGAATTTTATAACGCTACCTGTCAGTAATGACTATAAAGAATTTATAAATATAAATTTGAAACAAGCGCTTAAATCAGATGTTATAGATAATATCTCTAATCTAATAACCTCTATCGCGCATTATCAAACGATGACTCCTAGAGAAGTTAAAAAGATATTAGATATCATCTTAATTAATTCCAATTACTTTAATGATTTTACTACAACTCAATTTGCATCTTTAGTTATAATGAAAAGATATTTCAAAGACTGTATGAAATTGTTTAACGAAGTTCCTGAAAATTCAAATGCTTTAATAAAAGATATTGCTAGTACATATATAAAATACAGTGATACAAAAATACCTTTTGATGTTTTTTCACAATTTATCGCAATGATAGGTAGCTCAAGTACATATACAGTTAAGAGTTATAGCGATAAAATTGATCGTATACTTTATTACGTATAA
- a CDS encoding NAD(P)/FAD-dependent oxidoreductase, which yields MKITIVGGGIVGMTAAYLLTKEADIEVTLIDREGAGQSSAAASGIVCPWVSKRRNKTWYRLAVEGARFYRELIPLLEQEATVDTGYKQTGALILRDQLSKIVELQEIITERLEEAPEIGELLILDEADIQNRYPFLAAELVGLFVSGGARVDGTNLVAALQEVALRNGLKLVKGTAVLKRKEEQLQVWVNDNELIADKIILAAGAWLGKMFDDDVFCDIDTQKGQLFHLNPQQATGEWPVMMPASAYSFVPFDGQHLVIGASHEKGKDFDLAPTIGELNDIATESLRFAPGWRDSQIIEVRTGTRAYTSDYTPVIGQVPFASNAYVANGLGASGLTVGPYAAKIVADLVLGRDVQIDLSDYPVAQYLRLKD from the coding sequence ATGAAAATAACGATTGTGGGCGGTGGCATTGTCGGAATGACAGCAGCCTATTTATTAACAAAAGAAGCAGATATTGAGGTGACATTGATTGATCGTGAAGGTGCTGGTCAATCATCGGCAGCAGCATCCGGAATTGTTTGTCCATGGGTATCAAAAAGACGTAATAAAACATGGTATCGTTTAGCTGTAGAAGGCGCACGTTTTTACCGTGAATTAATTCCTCTATTGGAGCAAGAAGCGACAGTTGATACAGGGTATAAACAAACGGGTGCATTAATATTACGCGATCAACTTTCTAAAATCGTTGAGTTGCAGGAGATTATTACTGAACGTTTAGAAGAAGCCCCTGAAATAGGAGAGCTATTAATACTAGATGAAGCGGATATTCAAAATCGTTACCCATTTTTAGCAGCTGAATTAGTGGGACTCTTTGTGAGTGGGGGAGCCCGTGTTGATGGTACTAATCTTGTGGCAGCTTTACAAGAAGTGGCACTACGTAATGGATTGAAGTTAGTGAAAGGCACAGCTGTATTAAAACGCAAAGAAGAACAACTGCAGGTGTGGGTAAATGATAACGAACTAATTGCTGATAAAATCATTTTAGCTGCAGGTGCGTGGTTAGGAAAAATGTTTGATGATGATGTTTTTTGTGATATTGATACGCAAAAAGGGCAACTTTTTCACTTGAACCCTCAACAAGCGACAGGAGAATGGCCAGTGATGATGCCAGCTTCTGCTTATAGTTTCGTGCCGTTTGATGGTCAGCATCTTGTCATTGGGGCTTCACATGAAAAGGGCAAAGACTTTGATTTAGCACCCACTATCGGTGAACTGAATGATATTGCAACAGAAAGTTTACGTTTTGCGCCGGGATGGCGCGATTCTCAAATAATTGAAGTGCGTACGGGCACACGAGCCTATACCTCGGATTATACACCAGTAATTGGTCAAGTACCGTTTGCTAGTAATGCCTACGTAGCAAACGGACTAGGTGCATCTGGGTTAACTGTAGGACCTTATGCTGCCAAAATCGTAGCCGATTTAGTTTTAGGGCGTGATGTTCAAATTGATTTGAGTGACTATCCTGTGGCGCAGTATTTACGATTGAAAGATTGA
- a CDS encoding Lin0512 family protein encodes MKKVLFIQTGFGVDVHGQDVTKAAVRAVDNAIYHNSMAGIEAMLPNEDLNNMCVTVKLAIPTDEAELDIEAVKARIPFGTVTVETQRGGMVTTHGIIIPEKGDKNDLMYIVNASVEAGY; translated from the coding sequence ATGAAAAAAGTACTCTTTATCCAAACGGGTTTTGGTGTCGATGTTCATGGCCAAGATGTCACTAAAGCAGCTGTTCGAGCTGTTGATAATGCCATTTATCATAATTCAATGGCTGGTATTGAAGCAATGCTCCCAAATGAAGATTTAAATAATATGTGTGTTACTGTTAAATTAGCAATTCCTACTGATGAAGCAGAGCTGGATATAGAAGCTGTTAAAGCTCGCATCCCTTTTGGCACAGTTACCGTTGAAACACAACGCGGTGGTATGGTAACAACTCATGGCATTATTATTCCCGAAAAAGGCGATAAAAATGACTTAATGTATATCGTGAATGCGAGTGTTGAAGCAGGTTATTAG
- a CDS encoding nucleotide pyrophosphohydrolase: protein MTDKSMRTIQQEVDDHIGQFKTGYFSPLAMMARITEETGELAREVNHFYGEKPKKTSEAEVTVKEELGDVLFTIICMANSLGIDLQEAHEEVLHKFNTRDKDRWERKDD from the coding sequence ATGACAGATAAGTCAATGCGCACGATCCAACAAGAAGTAGATGACCATATCGGTCAATTTAAAACGGGTTATTTTTCACCATTAGCGATGATGGCACGTATTACCGAAGAAACCGGTGAATTGGCACGTGAAGTTAATCATTTTTACGGTGAAAAACCCAAAAAAACGAGTGAAGCAGAAGTCACTGTTAAAGAAGAACTTGGAGATGTTTTATTCACAATAATTTGTATGGCTAATTCATTAGGCATTGATTTACAAGAGGCACACGAAGAAGTGCTGCATAAATTTAACACCCGCGATAAAGATCGTTGGGAACGAAAGGATGACTAA
- the dapB gene encoding 4-hydroxy-tetrahydrodipicolinate reductase, producing MKIAVTGYTGRMGSEAVRLVLNDENYELVGVLGYRHQHQNINEIAEFNTYDVPVYNEIETLFSEENFDVLIELTTPAVGYKHTKMALSHKVAPVVGTTGFTPEQIEELQTLAITNQTGGLIAPNFAVGAVLMMKFARMAAKYFPDVEITELHHDRKLDAPSGTAVKTAEMIAEVRPEHYQGNVDEEETMPGARGANYEGMRIHSVRLPGLIAHQEVLFGASGQGLTIRHDSYDRASFMSGVKLGVDHVVVNPGLVYGLDNILD from the coding sequence ATAAAAATTGCGGTAACAGGTTATACGGGACGCATGGGTTCAGAGGCGGTTCGTTTAGTTTTAAATGATGAAAATTATGAATTGGTCGGCGTATTAGGTTACCGTCACCAACATCAAAATATAAATGAAATTGCTGAATTTAATACTTATGATGTACCGGTTTACAATGAGATTGAAACATTATTTTCTGAGGAAAATTTTGATGTACTCATTGAATTAACAACACCTGCAGTGGGTTACAAACATACTAAAATGGCACTTTCACACAAAGTAGCACCTGTTGTAGGAACAACTGGTTTTACACCAGAACAGATAGAAGAATTACAGACTTTAGCAATCACAAATCAAACAGGTGGTTTAATTGCACCTAATTTCGCAGTCGGTGCTGTCTTGATGATGAAATTTGCACGTATGGCAGCGAAGTATTTTCCTGATGTTGAAATTACAGAACTCCACCATGATCGTAAGTTAGATGCTCCATCTGGAACCGCTGTTAAAACAGCTGAGATGATTGCAGAAGTACGTCCAGAGCATTACCAAGGAAATGTAGATGAAGAGGAAACAATGCCTGGTGCTCGTGGTGCTAATTATGAAGGTATGCGTATTCATAGTGTCCGCTTACCCGGTTTAATTGCACATCAAGAAGTGCTATTTGGTGCATCAGGACAAGGTTTAACAATTCGTCACGATTCATATGACCGTGCGTCATTTATGTCGGGTGTAAAACTAGGTGTGGATCACGTGGTTGTAAATCCTGGATTAGTTTATGGATTGGATAACATATTAGATTAG
- a CDS encoding CCA tRNA nucleotidyltransferase yields MLTGKFKEALPLLETLTTAGYEAYFVGGSVRDVILNRPIADVDIATSAYPEEVKKLFSHTIDTGIQHGTVTVMMEKEGYEITTFRTESTYQDYRRPDEVTFVRSLKEDLKRRDFTMNAIAMDQFGILHDPYQGQAAIVAQIIEAVGIADERFSEDALRMMRALRFVSQLGFTLELATKNAIKNNRALLEHIAVERCYVEMTKLLLGSNVQQGLALITDTNIYQHLPGLAEAATSLEKLQTINWPSERQPQLVWTLFCSEVAPLEAKRFLKKWKASNEMMTAVSHALTYYQTVPVWSSLTLYDAGEATITLVEQLKRAHNIATDTTEVLEQYHQLPIQNRHQLAVSGHDLMLWLEKAPGAWIATLIRKIEVAIVEGLLANEASAIREWVENEN; encoded by the coding sequence ATGTTAACAGGAAAATTTAAAGAGGCTCTGCCTTTATTAGAAACATTAACAACTGCTGGATACGAAGCTTATTTTGTTGGTGGCTCCGTGCGGGATGTCATTCTTAATCGACCAATCGCTGATGTGGATATTGCCACTTCGGCTTATCCAGAAGAGGTTAAAAAACTCTTTAGCCATACAATTGATACGGGAATTCAACATGGAACCGTGACGGTAATGATGGAAAAAGAAGGGTATGAAATCACAACCTTCCGAACAGAGTCAACATACCAAGATTATCGCCGTCCAGACGAAGTCACATTTGTACGTTCGTTAAAAGAGGATTTAAAACGTCGTGATTTTACGATGAATGCCATCGCAATGGATCAATTTGGTATTTTGCATGATCCTTATCAGGGTCAAGCAGCGATTGTGGCACAAATAATTGAAGCAGTTGGTATTGCTGATGAGCGTTTTTCAGAAGACGCATTACGAATGATGCGTGCATTACGATTCGTGAGTCAACTCGGATTCACATTGGAGCTAGCAACAAAGAACGCCATTAAAAATAACCGTGCATTATTGGAGCATATTGCAGTTGAACGTTGTTATGTTGAAATGACAAAACTATTATTAGGGAGTAATGTGCAACAAGGATTAGCGTTAATCACTGATACAAACATATACCAGCATCTGCCCGGTTTAGCAGAAGCTGCCACCAGTTTAGAAAAACTACAAACAATTAACTGGCCAAGTGAACGTCAACCGCAATTAGTATGGACGCTTTTTTGTTCCGAGGTCGCGCCACTAGAAGCGAAACGTTTCTTAAAAAAATGGAAAGCTTCAAATGAAATGATGACGGCTGTCAGTCACGCATTGACTTATTACCAAACAGTGCCTGTGTGGTCTTCACTTACATTATACGATGCAGGTGAAGCTACAATCACATTAGTAGAGCAACTAAAGAGGGCACATAATATAGCAACAGACACAACAGAAGTTTTGGAACAATACCACCAATTACCAATTCAGAATCGTCATCAATTGGCAGTTAGTGGTCATGATTTAATGCTTTGGTTAGAAAAAGCACCAGGTGCTTGGATTGCGACACTGATACGCAAGATTGAAGTTGCTATTGTTGAAGGTTTATTAGCGAATGAAGCAAGTGCAATTAGAGAGTGGGTAGAAAATGAAAACTGA
- a CDS encoding biotin--[acetyl-CoA-carboxylase] ligase, which yields MKTDIRKALLELFSSTETEFVSGQAIADHLNCSRTAVWKHMNALKEEGFLVEAVRNKGYRLEQNTDQISENELYLGLKTEVIGQKIVYVEETSSTQLIAQQLLHQDTPEGTLVVTNFQSAGRGRLSRTWLSEPGDNIAMSLILKPKLSMQQFPQLTFLASVSIVAAIKEVVGIEAQIKWPNDIFIAGKKVCGVLTEMVSDPEEVKAVIIGMGINVNQAVFSEDIATIATSLRLESGEKQQRSALIQAILVHFEAFYQQYLTEGFSPIKKYWEAHALQFNKNIKARTLKGVLEGEFKGITDDGVLLLQDVAGEIHHVYSADIEI from the coding sequence ATGAAAACTGATATTCGAAAAGCCTTATTAGAACTTTTTTCTTCAACAGAAACTGAATTTGTTTCTGGACAAGCGATTGCGGATCATCTTAACTGTTCACGCACAGCGGTTTGGAAACATATGAATGCCTTGAAAGAAGAAGGTTTTTTGGTTGAAGCCGTGAGAAATAAAGGGTATCGCCTAGAACAAAACACCGATCAAATTTCAGAAAATGAACTTTATCTTGGTTTGAAGACAGAGGTAATTGGCCAAAAAATTGTGTATGTCGAAGAGACAAGTTCAACCCAATTGATTGCACAACAACTACTGCACCAAGATACACCAGAAGGCACGCTTGTTGTGACTAACTTTCAAAGTGCAGGTCGCGGACGTTTGTCACGCACTTGGTTATCAGAGCCAGGGGATAATATCGCTATGAGTCTCATTTTAAAACCAAAGTTATCGATGCAACAGTTTCCACAATTGACATTTTTAGCTTCAGTATCAATCGTAGCGGCTATAAAAGAAGTTGTAGGGATTGAAGCACAGATTAAATGGCCTAATGATATTTTCATTGCAGGTAAAAAAGTTTGTGGCGTATTGACGGAAATGGTCAGTGATCCGGAAGAAGTAAAAGCAGTCATCATCGGCATGGGAATCAACGTTAATCAGGCTGTTTTTTCTGAGGATATTGCAACGATTGCAACGAGTTTACGACTTGAAAGTGGAGAAAAACAACAGCGCAGTGCTTTAATACAAGCAATTTTAGTACACTTCGAAGCATTTTATCAACAATACTTGACTGAAGGTTTTTCTCCAATTAAAAAATATTGGGAAGCGCATGCTTTGCAGTTTAATAAAAACATTAAAGCTCGTACCTTAAAAGGTGTTTTAGAAGGCGAATTTAAAGGTATTACCGATGATGGCGTATTATTATTACAAGATGTAGCAGGTGAAATTCACCACGTATATTCAGCTGATATTGAAATATAA
- a CDS encoding sugar-binding transcriptional regulator, producing the protein MPEEKGQLSVAVARLYYEAELSQQEIANQLQISRPTVSRLLAYAKEKGYVQINISDPFTDIEGVRTALRERYQLKDVQLVFAPTTSEEKLYDTLGEFAARYIESITKDDDVIGVSWGKTIHAIAKHLTPQEYKNIQVVQLKGGISQSKVDTYANETLNIFAKTFNTVPQALPLPVVFDNEVTKHVVEQDRHIQAISNLGKRANTAIFTVGTVRPEALLFQLGYLTADEIELLKKKAVGDICSRFYDENGEVCAPTIDNRTMGIELADLQDKENAILVAGGVRKIQAIDAALKGKYGNILLLDYETAKGLLAYPS; encoded by the coding sequence ATGCCGGAAGAAAAAGGTCAATTAAGTGTTGCAGTTGCTCGCTTATATTATGAAGCGGAATTAAGTCAACAAGAAATTGCTAATCAATTACAAATATCACGACCAACCGTTTCACGTTTATTGGCGTATGCCAAAGAGAAGGGGTATGTGCAAATCAATATTTCTGATCCGTTCACTGATATTGAAGGTGTAAGAACAGCTTTACGGGAGCGCTACCAGCTTAAAGACGTACAATTAGTATTTGCACCCACTACCTCAGAAGAGAAACTATACGACACCTTAGGTGAGTTTGCAGCGCGTTATATTGAATCAATCACAAAGGATGATGATGTTATTGGCGTGAGCTGGGGAAAAACAATTCATGCCATTGCAAAACATCTCACACCACAAGAATATAAAAATATTCAAGTCGTGCAACTAAAAGGGGGTATCAGTCAATCGAAAGTTGATACTTATGCAAATGAAACATTGAATATTTTCGCGAAAACGTTTAATACAGTGCCTCAAGCATTGCCTTTGCCAGTCGTTTTTGATAATGAAGTAACAAAACATGTAGTCGAACAAGATCGTCACATCCAAGCAATTAGTAATTTAGGTAAACGTGCGAATACTGCTATTTTTACTGTGGGTACAGTTCGCCCAGAAGCATTGTTGTTTCAATTAGGCTATTTAACAGCAGATGAAATAGAATTATTAAAAAAGAAAGCTGTTGGCGATATTTGCTCGCGTTTTTATGATGAAAACGGAGAAGTTTGTGCCCCGACAATTGATAATCGTACGATGGGAATTGAATTAGCGGATTTGCAAGATAAGGAAAATGCGATTTTGGTTGCTGGCGGTGTTCGTAAAATTCAAGCGATTGATGCGGCATTAAAGGGAAAGTATGGCAATATCTTGCTGTTAGATTATGAAACAGCAAAAGGTTTGTTAGCCTATCCGTCATAA
- the deoC gene encoding deoxyribose-phosphate aldolase: MNLANMIDHTLLKQDATREQILKLTAEAREHDFASVCVNPYWVKLSSEELDGAYAKVCTVIGFPLGASTTAAKVAEAKDAVANGANEVDMVINVGALKDGDNEVVKNDIQAVVEAVKGQAIVKVIIETCLLTDEEKVRACELAVEAGTDFVKTSTGFSTGGATAEDIALMRKTVGPNIGVKASGGVRSKEDVDAMIAAGATRIGASAGVTIIAGGTSKSDY; encoded by the coding sequence ATGAACTTAGCAAATATGATTGATCATACATTATTAAAACAAGACGCAACACGCGAACAAATTTTAAAACTGACAGCAGAAGCTCGTGAACACGATTTTGCATCAGTATGTGTTAATCCTTACTGGGTTAAATTATCAAGTGAAGAATTAGATGGCGCATACGCAAAAGTATGTACTGTTATTGGTTTTCCTTTAGGTGCATCAACAACAGCAGCGAAAGTAGCAGAAGCTAAAGATGCTGTGGCAAACGGTGCAAACGAAGTAGATATGGTTATTAACGTTGGCGCTTTGAAAGATGGCGATAACGAAGTTGTAAAAAATGATATTCAAGCAGTCGTTGAAGCTGTTAAAGGTCAAGCAATTGTAAAAGTTATCATTGAAACATGTCTGTTAACAGACGAAGAAAAAGTACGTGCATGTGAATTAGCAGTTGAAGCAGGTACTGATTTTGTTAAAACTTCAACAGGTTTTTCTACTGGTGGAGCAACAGCGGAAGATATTGCTTTGATGCGCAAAACAGTTGGACCTAACATTGGAGTTAAAGCTTCAGGTGGCGTTCGCTCAAAAGAAGATGTTGATGCAATGATCGCAGCAGGAGCAACTCGTATTGGAGCAAGTGCTGGTGTCACAATTATTGCTGGTGGAACTTCTAAATCGGACTACTAA
- a CDS encoding NupC/NupG family nucleoside CNT transporter codes for MKYLIGIIGIIVVLLMAWAFSKDKKKIKYRPVVIMIVLQFILAAVLLNTNVGNILVGGFAKGFEYLLSYAAEGINFVFGGLLNADAQSSFFLGVLMPIVFISALIGILHHFKILQIFMRSVGYLLSKVNGMGQLESYNAVASAILGQSEVFISVKNQLSLLNEKRLYTLCASAMSTVSMAIVGAYMTMLKPEYVVTAIVLNLFGGFIIASIINPYEVAPDEDILEVKKERKQSFFEVLGEYIMDGFKVAITVGAMLIGFIAIIALVNGIFSAILGISFQDLLGYVFAPFAFIMGIPWSEAISAGSVMATKLVSNEFVAMDFLTSGNFDFSGRTTAIVSVFLVSFANFSSIGIISGAIKGLNEEKGNMAAKFGLRLLYGATLVSFLTATIVGLIY; via the coding sequence ATGAAATATTTAATTGGTATTATCGGTATTATTGTTGTGTTATTGATGGCATGGGCTTTCAGTAAAGATAAGAAAAAAATCAAGTACCGTCCTGTTGTTATCATGATTGTTTTACAATTTATTCTTGCTGCCGTATTGTTGAATACGAACGTAGGTAATATATTAGTCGGTGGGTTTGCTAAAGGATTTGAATACCTTTTATCTTACGCTGCTGAAGGAATCAACTTTGTATTTGGTGGTCTCCTTAATGCTGACGCACAATCAAGCTTCTTTTTAGGCGTGTTAATGCCAATTGTATTTATCTCAGCGTTAATCGGGATTTTACATCACTTCAAAATTCTACAAATTTTCATGCGTAGCGTCGGTTACTTATTAAGTAAAGTAAACGGTATGGGTCAATTAGAGTCATATAACGCTGTTGCATCTGCAATACTGGGTCAATCAGAAGTTTTCATTTCAGTGAAAAACCAATTGAGCCTATTAAATGAAAAACGTCTCTACACATTATGTGCATCAGCAATGTCAACAGTATCAATGGCAATTGTTGGCGCATATATGACAATGTTAAAACCAGAATACGTTGTTACAGCAATCGTATTAAACCTTTTTGGTGGTTTTATCATCGCTTCAATCATCAACCCTTACGAAGTAGCACCAGATGAAGATATTCTCGAAGTTAAAAAAGAACGTAAACAATCGTTTTTCGAAGTACTTGGTGAATACATCATGGATGGTTTCAAAGTAGCTATTACAGTTGGGGCAATGCTGATCGGTTTCATCGCAATTATTGCGTTGGTTAACGGTATTTTCTCAGCGATTTTAGGAATTTCTTTCCAAGATCTATTAGGATATGTTTTTGCTCCGTTTGCTTTCATCATGGGTATTCCGTGGTCAGAGGCAATCAGTGCCGGAAGTGTTATGGCAACGAAATTAGTATCGAATGAATTTGTTGCAATGGACTTCTTGACAAGTGGTAACTTCGACTTCTCAGGACGTACAACAGCAATCGTTTCAGTATTCCTTGTATCTTTTGCAAACTTCTCTTCAATCGGTATCATTTCAGGTGCGATTAAAGGATTGAACGAAGAAAAAGGTAACATGGCAGCTAAATTTGGGTTACGCCTTCTTTATGGTGCAACACTTGTAAGTTTCTTAACAGCTACAATTGTAGGATTAATTTACTAA
- a CDS encoding pyrimidine-nucleoside phosphorylase → MRMVDIIANKRDGKELSTEEINFFIDGYTAGDIPDYQASALAMAIFFQDMTDNERASLTMAMVNSGETIDLSGIEGVKVDKHSTGGVGDTTTLVLAPLVGALDIPTAKMSGRGLGHTGGTIDKLEAVKGFHVEITNEEFMEIVNRDKVAVIGQSGNLTPADKKMYALRDVTGTVNSIPLIASSIMSKKIAAGADAIVLDVKTGAGAFMKTDEDAQNLAHAMVRIGNNVGRQTMAVISDMSQPLGYAIGNALEVKEAIDTLKGEGPEDLTELVLTLGSQMVVLAKKAETLEEARELLKEVIANGKALDKFRTFLHNQGGDETVVDHPERLPQAEFVIDVPAKQTGVVSNMVADEIGIAAMLLGAGRATKEDEIDLAVGLMLRKKVGEAVKEGEPLVTIYSNRKNVDDVIAKIYANISIADSAVEPTLIHSIVTE, encoded by the coding sequence ATGAGAATGGTAGATATTATAGCAAACAAACGCGATGGAAAAGAATTATCAACAGAGGAAATTAATTTCTTTATCGATGGTTACACAGCTGGCGATATTCCTGATTATCAAGCAAGCGCATTAGCGATGGCAATTTTCTTTCAAGATATGACAGATAATGAACGTGCCTCTTTAACAATGGCAATGGTTAATTCTGGAGAAACAATTGATTTATCAGGTATTGAAGGCGTAAAAGTGGATAAACATTCGACTGGTGGTGTTGGTGATACAACAACACTTGTATTAGCACCACTTGTAGGAGCTTTAGATATTCCTACAGCTAAAATGTCTGGTCGTGGTTTAGGTCATACGGGTGGAACAATCGATAAATTAGAAGCTGTTAAAGGCTTCCATGTTGAAATTACGAACGAAGAGTTTATGGAAATCGTCAACCGCGATAAAGTTGCTGTTATTGGTCAATCAGGAAACTTAACACCAGCAGATAAAAAAATGTATGCATTACGTGATGTTACAGGAACAGTTAACTCGATTCCTTTAATCGCAAGCTCAATCATGAGTAAAAAAATCGCAGCAGGTGCTGATGCAATTGTCTTAGATGTTAAAACAGGTGCCGGTGCCTTCATGAAAACAGATGAAGATGCACAAAACCTTGCACATGCAATGGTTCGTATAGGTAATAACGTGGGTCGTCAAACGATGGCAGTTATTTCTGATATGTCACAACCTTTAGGTTATGCGATTGGTAATGCTCTGGAAGTTAAAGAGGCAATTGACACACTTAAAGGTGAAGGACCAGAAGATTTAACAGAATTAGTTTTAACATTAGGCTCGCAAATGGTTGTGCTTGCTAAAAAAGCAGAAACATTAGAAGAAGCGCGTGAATTGCTTAAAGAAGTAATTGCTAATGGAAAAGCACTCGATAAATTCAGAACGTTCTTACACAATCAAGGTGGCGATGAAACAGTTGTGGATCATCCAGAACGCTTGCCACAAGCAGAATTTGTGATTGATGTACCAGCTAAACAAACGGGTGTTGTATCAAATATGGTTGCCGATGAAATTGGTATCGCAGCAATGTTATTAGGTGCAGGACGTGCAACTAAAGAAGATGAAATTGACTTAGCAGTTGGTTTAATGTTACGTAAAAAAGTTGGCGAAGCAGTGAAAGAAGGCGAGCCACTTGTAACAATTTATTCTAATAGAAAAAATGTTGATGATGTTATTGCGAAAATCTATGCTAACATTTCAATTGCTGATAGCGCAGTGGAACCAACACTTATCCACTCAATCGTTACTGAATAA